From one Methylomonas paludis genomic stretch:
- the sufC gene encoding Fe-S cluster assembly ATPase SufC, which translates to MLSIKNLHVSVGDKPILQGLNLEINPGEVHAIMGPNGAGKSTLSHVLSGKAGYTVTAGSVSYFGADLLALAPEIRARLGVFLAFQYPVEIPGVSNVYLLKAALNAMRKHQGLPEVDAMDFLTLVKTKLKLLEMDEKFLYRAVNEGFSGGEKKRNEILQAAILEPKLCILDETDSGLDIDALRIVAEGVNSLRSTERSFLMITHYQRLLDYIVPDVVHVLAAGRIVKSGGPELALELEEKGYSWLEGQAA; encoded by the coding sequence ATGCTTAGTATCAAAAATTTACATGTCAGCGTCGGCGACAAACCCATACTGCAAGGCTTAAATCTGGAAATCAATCCCGGTGAAGTCCATGCCATCATGGGTCCCAATGGTGCCGGTAAAAGTACCTTGTCGCATGTATTGTCCGGCAAGGCTGGTTATACCGTTACTGCCGGCAGTGTCAGTTATTTTGGCGCAGACTTGCTGGCACTAGCGCCGGAAATCCGCGCCCGGCTCGGCGTGTTTCTGGCATTTCAATATCCGGTGGAAATTCCCGGCGTTAGCAACGTCTACCTGCTGAAAGCCGCTCTGAACGCCATGCGTAAGCATCAGGGCTTGCCGGAAGTGGATGCCATGGATTTTTTGACGCTGGTCAAAACCAAATTAAAACTGTTGGAAATGGACGAAAAATTTCTGTACCGGGCAGTCAATGAAGGTTTTTCCGGCGGCGAGAAGAAACGCAATGAAATATTGCAGGCTGCCATTCTGGAGCCTAAATTGTGTATTCTTGATGAAACAGACTCCGGCCTGGATATCGACGCACTGCGTATTGTTGCCGAAGGCGTCAACTCTTTGCGTTCCACTGAACGCTCGTTTTTAATGATAACCCATTACCAACGACTGCTCGACTATATCGTGCCCGATGTGGTGCATGTCCTAGCCGCGGGTCGCATCGTCAAATCCGGCGGCCCTGAACTGGCACTGGAGTTGGAAGAAAAAGGCTACAGTTGGCTGGAAGGGCAGGCGGCATAA